A genomic stretch from Pirellulales bacterium includes:
- a CDS encoding alpha/beta hydrolase, producing the protein MVCRLLLVCGLLGLPSAVLGDEPRAAAPPAADSTNGLAPADAAAKPKLEHRFFDSAGVKIRYVDVGQGEPVLLIHGFTANIEQQWRAPGILDALAKNYRVIALDNRGHGGSGKPHDPKDYGLEMAADPVRLLDHLGIDRAHIVGYSMGGMITNKLLSMHPERFITATLGGMGWVRENDESFAFLGELAESLETKGSIRPLIERLIPPDRPRPTDEQLRAVDQMFMLVNDTKALAAVARAMPALSISEEKIRANQVPVLALIGDADPLEEGVDRLVGVMPHLKVVRIPGADHMQAFGDPLFLKELQAFLAEHALAPAAAK; encoded by the coding sequence ATGGTTTGCCGTCTGCTGCTCGTCTGCGGTTTGCTTGGGTTGCCTTCGGCGGTTCTGGGGGACGAGCCTCGCGCCGCAGCCCCCCCGGCTGCGGACTCGACCAACGGCTTGGCGCCGGCCGACGCCGCCGCGAAGCCCAAGCTCGAACATCGTTTCTTCGACTCGGCCGGCGTCAAAATTCGTTACGTCGACGTCGGCCAAGGTGAGCCGGTGCTCTTGATCCACGGCTTCACCGCCAACATCGAGCAACAATGGCGCGCGCCCGGCATCCTCGACGCACTCGCCAAGAACTACCGCGTGATCGCGCTCGACAATCGCGGGCACGGCGGCAGCGGCAAGCCGCACGACCCGAAGGATTACGGTCTCGAAATGGCCGCCGACCCCGTGCGGCTGCTCGACCACTTGGGAATCGACCGCGCGCACATCGTCGGCTATTCGATGGGTGGGATGATCACCAATAAGCTCTTGAGCATGCATCCCGAGCGGTTCATCACCGCCACGCTCGGCGGCATGGGCTGGGTGCGCGAAAACGACGAGAGCTTCGCGTTTCTCGGCGAACTGGCCGAGTCGCTGGAAACCAAGGGCAGTATTCGCCCGTTGATCGAGCGCTTGATCCCGCCCGATCGTCCGCGCCCCACCGATGAACAGCTTCGCGCGGTCGACCAGATGTTCATGCTGGTCAACGACACGAAGGCCCTGGCGGCCGTCGCGCGGGCCATGCCGGCCTTGAGCATCAGCGAGGAGAAGATCCGCGCCAATCAGGTGCCGGTGCTCGCCTTGATCGGCGATGCCGACCCGCTCGAAGAGGGCGTCGACCGACTCGTCGGCGTGATGCCGCACTTGAAGGTCGTGCGCATCCCGGGCGCCGATCACATGCAGGCCTTCGGCGACCCGCTGTTTCTCAAGGAGTTGCAGGCCTTCCTGGCCGAACACGCTCTTGCCCCGGCGGCAGCCAAGTAG
- a CDS encoding circularly permuted type 2 ATP-grasp protein, whose amino-acid sequence MRFSGYTCDGFYDEVFESEGVPRGPAANLVRRIEGLSDGELRRRQQAADRTLMDMGITFNVYGHEAGTERVWPFDIVPRIIDRDDWSFLERGLQQRIHALNLFIDDIYNEQRILRDGVVPSELILGAKCFMQPCVGLRPPGGVWCHVTGTDLVRDGDGQMYVLEDNLRCPSGVSYVLENREVMKRTFPQVFEGLPVVPVEDYPERLLMALQRVAPPGASEVNVVLLTPGIYNSAYFEHSFLARQMGIELVEGRDLVVIDKFVYMRTTKGLKRVDVIYRRIDDTFLDPKVFNPDSLLGVPGLMEAYHSGRVALANAPGTGIADDKAVYAYVPQIIRYYLGEDILLPNVPTYLCADEQQRQHVLANLDQLVIKPTNESGGYGIVLGPRASKAELEECAAHIQANPRNYIAQPMLALSRVPSLVDDHFEGRHVDLRPFILYGQEIYVLPGGLTRVALKKGSLVVNSSQGGGSKDTWVLRSRKADDSNSCVPGPHATSTQMVCSS is encoded by the coding sequence ATGCGGTTCAGCGGCTACACGTGCGACGGATTCTACGACGAAGTGTTCGAAAGCGAGGGCGTACCGCGTGGTCCGGCGGCCAACCTGGTCCGGCGGATCGAAGGGCTTTCCGACGGTGAATTGCGCCGCCGCCAGCAGGCCGCCGATCGGACGTTGATGGACATGGGCATCACGTTCAACGTCTATGGCCACGAAGCCGGTACCGAGCGCGTCTGGCCCTTCGACATCGTGCCCCGCATCATCGACCGCGACGATTGGTCGTTTCTCGAGCGCGGGCTCCAGCAGCGCATTCATGCGCTGAACCTGTTCATCGACGACATCTACAACGAGCAGCGGATCTTGCGCGACGGCGTCGTGCCGAGCGAGCTGATCCTGGGCGCGAAATGCTTCATGCAACCCTGTGTCGGCCTGAGACCGCCGGGCGGCGTGTGGTGCCATGTGACCGGCACCGATCTGGTGCGCGACGGCGACGGGCAGATGTACGTCCTCGAAGACAATCTGCGCTGCCCGTCGGGCGTGTCCTACGTGCTCGAAAACCGCGAGGTCATGAAACGCACGTTCCCACAGGTCTTCGAAGGTCTTCCGGTCGTGCCGGTCGAGGACTATCCCGAGCGCCTGCTGATGGCCTTGCAGCGCGTCGCGCCGCCGGGTGCGTCGGAGGTGAACGTCGTGCTCCTGACGCCGGGCATTTACAACTCGGCCTACTTCGAACACTCGTTCCTGGCCCGGCAGATGGGTATTGAACTGGTCGAAGGCCGCGACCTGGTCGTGATCGACAAATTTGTCTACATGCGGACAACCAAGGGGCTCAAGCGCGTCGACGTGATCTATCGCCGCATCGACGACACGTTCCTCGACCCGAAGGTCTTCAATCCCGATTCGCTGCTCGGCGTGCCTGGGCTGATGGAGGCTTATCACTCGGGCCGGGTCGCGCTGGCCAACGCGCCGGGTACCGGCATCGCCGACGACAAAGCGGTCTATGCTTACGTGCCGCAGATCATCCGGTACTATCTGGGCGAGGACATCCTGTTGCCCAACGTGCCCACGTATCTCTGCGCCGACGAACAACAACGGCAGCACGTGCTGGCGAATCTCGACCAGCTGGTGATCAAGCCGACGAACGAGTCGGGAGGATATGGCATCGTGCTTGGCCCGCGGGCCAGCAAGGCCGAGTTGGAGGAGTGTGCCGCGCATATCCAGGCCAATCCGCGGAACTACATTGCCCAGCCGATGCTCGCGCTGTCGCGGGTGCCGTCGCTGGTCGATGACCATTTCGAGGGGCGCCACGTCGATCTCCGACCCTTCATCCTCTATGGCCAGGAAATCTATGTCCTGCCCGGCGGCTTGACGCGCGTGGCGCTGAAAAAAGGTTCGCTGGTCGTGAACTCTTCACAAGGCGGCGGCAGCAAAGACACCTGGGTCTTGCGCAGCCGCAAGGCAGATGACTCGAATTCGTGCGTGCCGGGTCCCCATGCGACCAGCACTCAAATGGTATGTTCTTCCTGA
- a CDS encoding alpha-E domain-containing protein, which produces MLSRVASCVYWMARYLERAEDVARFVEVNLQLTLDLAGSVHEQWEPLVFTTGDQEEFRSRYGTATQGSVVHFLTYDTTNPNSILSCLRYARENARAIREIIPTPVFEELNKFYWFVRDSGGQQPTEASYELFQQIKRRAQLIVGIEDATMSRGEAWHFAQLGRYLERADKTSRILDVKYYILLPAVQDVGTTLDVVQWSALLKSTGALEMYRKRWGRIASEHVVDFLVLDGDFPRAMRYCLIQAEQSLARVAGGPIGSYRNAAQRRLGQLRAELDFAQVEEIIDRGLHEFIDHFQTRLNGVGGAVHDAFFAVQPLEAVNHFAGRGA; this is translated from the coding sequence ATGCTCAGTCGAGTGGCGAGTTGTGTTTATTGGATGGCCCGATACCTGGAACGGGCCGAGGACGTGGCACGTTTTGTCGAAGTCAATTTGCAATTGACTCTCGACTTGGCCGGCAGCGTGCACGAGCAGTGGGAGCCGCTGGTGTTCACCACCGGCGATCAGGAAGAGTTCCGCTCCCGCTATGGCACCGCCACGCAGGGCAGCGTGGTGCATTTTCTCACGTATGACACGACGAACCCCAACTCGATCCTCTCGTGCCTGCGTTACGCCCGCGAGAATGCCCGGGCGATTCGCGAGATCATCCCGACGCCCGTGTTCGAAGAGCTCAACAAGTTCTATTGGTTCGTCCGCGATTCGGGCGGGCAGCAGCCGACCGAGGCGTCGTACGAGCTGTTTCAGCAGATCAAGCGGCGCGCCCAGTTGATCGTCGGCATCGAGGACGCGACGATGTCGCGCGGCGAGGCCTGGCATTTTGCCCAGTTGGGTCGCTATCTCGAACGCGCCGACAAGACCTCGCGCATCCTCGACGTCAAATACTACATCCTGCTGCCGGCGGTGCAGGACGTCGGCACCACGCTCGACGTTGTGCAATGGTCGGCGCTGCTCAAATCGACCGGCGCCTTGGAGATGTACCGCAAGCGCTGGGGCCGGATCGCCAGCGAGCACGTCGTCGATTTTCTCGTGCTCGACGGCGATTTTCCCCGCGCGATGCGCTATTGCCTGATCCAGGCCGAACAATCCCTGGCGCGGGTGGCCGGCGGCCCGATCGGTTCCTACCGCAACGCGGCCCAGCGCCGGCTCGGCCAATTGCGCGCCGAACTCGACTTTGCCCAGGTGGAAGAGATCATCGACCGCGGACTGCACGAGTTTATCGATCACTTTCAAACGCGGCTCAACGGCGTGGGCGGTGCGGTGCACGATGCGTTCTTCGCCGTGCAGCCGCTCGAAGCGGTGAATCACTTTGCCGGGCGGGGAGCCTAG
- a CDS encoding proteasome-type protease, with amino-acid sequence MTFCVAMKVEDGLVGIADTRITTGSECITARKLTVLHHAGHDLFLLTSGLRSVRDKALTYFEEELENSETTYDRLYKALNALAEQTRRVAAEDRPALEAANLMFNFYALVGGQLEHDKEPKLYLLYPQGNWVEVGPGTPYCIIGETGYGKPILDRTLKYSDSLEFALKVGALAFDSTRISSATVDFPLDTVIYDSGSRQMIQCRYDKAEMGESSSWWQERLRASLNELPSGWTEKLLGQLRPGVRHGTIPLTPPRSG; translated from the coding sequence ATGACGTTCTGCGTGGCCATGAAGGTCGAAGATGGGCTCGTCGGCATCGCCGATACGCGGATCACGACGGGGTCCGAGTGCATTACGGCCCGCAAGCTGACGGTCTTGCACCACGCGGGGCACGATCTATTCCTGCTCACGAGCGGTCTGCGTAGCGTGCGTGACAAGGCGCTGACCTATTTCGAGGAAGAGCTCGAGAATAGCGAGACGACTTACGACCGGCTTTACAAGGCGCTCAATGCCTTGGCCGAGCAGACGCGGCGCGTCGCGGCCGAAGACCGCCCCGCGCTCGAGGCGGCCAACCTGATGTTCAACTTTTACGCCCTGGTCGGCGGCCAGCTCGAACACGACAAGGAGCCCAAGCTGTACCTGCTCTACCCGCAAGGCAATTGGGTCGAAGTCGGGCCGGGCACGCCATATTGCATCATCGGCGAGACGGGCTACGGCAAACCGATTCTCGATCGCACATTGAAGTACAGCGACTCGCTCGAATTCGCGCTCAAGGTCGGCGCACTGGCCTTCGATTCGACCCGGATTTCCAGCGCTACGGTCGATTTCCCGCTCGACACGGTGATTTACGACTCCGGCAGCCGGCAAATGATTCAGTGCCGCTACGACAAGGCGGAAATGGGCGAGAGCTCATCGTGGTGGCAGGAAAGGCTGCGGGCTTCGCTCAATGAGCTTCCCTCGGGCTGGACCGAAAAATTGCTGGGTCAACTGCGCCCAGGAGTCCGGCACGGCACGATTCCCCTGACCCCGCCGCGCTCCGGTTGA